In the genome of Ignavibacteriales bacterium, one region contains:
- a CDS encoding T9SS type A sorting domain-containing protein, which produces MKRFIHLVLLLMMSISFTMAQSSVVIESFDSDIAADTTYQISTEGSPSRMDFTLNTTDFREGTGSGNADIVIGSFHSWGSYSQLIKRVPDGQPLYDWTISDSLAIWIKVVQAPSLPASIVFRIHIADRPTETDPIEEYIYEHATVLDAVGDWFELKLPIRILSTDGSLTPVDSGFVIFPASWGGGNFNNRQFDSDKIIGYNISAISTSIAEDSLKVIFDGFRRFGVKAIPLVVFNGITLLGNMSQFTWGQSAVSVETGAGPQPGTNAIKWIQGDEWANGWTGFGYNVSPSVNLSGAWLVDSMKFKLKCEAGTGPLRIQVEGGGGKIGTVFQPIADDQWHEYAFPFREMVYQDNSTSIDSTNINVVGLMAEASGVAGRVLWITDWWSGNPDFDVIAPPPPTSVLGLPGTYSNLITWIDALNEAQEKYHIYYKHAPITDPDDAEVVKLNVGEGVQTFSHLLRAPVTDQDVTYYYAMQTQDQAGNISELSEVSAPVTNTAKGVTTISLNAPTSTFVADGSLTEWAGITPIHMALSDGSAFLVTNSTITNDDDLSLDAYVAVDNNYLYIAFDVEDDIISFNPALATYLNDAPDIFLGLYNWHGKPHTTYRRGSQPDYHFRMSRDRCLIDGLGGGDSLLVPGTDYYWDEKFPTGYVVEARIAFSELSNRFNDDLFVPLEGMRIPMDFSINDADATGEREGIMTYSPYNEDQSWSDVSRWLYTWIGALWNPVGVDDPQNTVLTYELSQNYPNPFNPATQIVYSIEKPGNVSIKVYDVLGRVVTTLVDQFKTAGSHTINFDASNLSSGVYFYSIESGSFHATKKMMLIK; this is translated from the coding sequence ATGAAACGATTTATTCATCTTGTTCTTCTTCTGATGATGAGCATTTCTTTTACTATGGCACAAAGCAGTGTAGTAATTGAAAGCTTCGATTCGGACATTGCGGCTGATACTACATATCAGATTTCTACTGAAGGTAGTCCAAGCCGGATGGATTTCACTTTGAATACAACTGATTTCAGAGAGGGAACCGGTTCAGGAAATGCCGATATAGTTATCGGATCATTCCATTCATGGGGAAGCTATTCGCAGCTTATTAAAAGAGTACCTGACGGACAGCCGTTATATGACTGGACAATCAGTGATTCTTTGGCAATCTGGATAAAGGTTGTTCAGGCTCCAAGTTTACCTGCAAGTATTGTATTCAGAATTCACATTGCAGATCGTCCTACAGAGACCGATCCGATTGAAGAATACATCTACGAACATGCAACAGTTCTTGATGCAGTTGGTGACTGGTTCGAGTTAAAACTGCCTATAAGAATTTTAAGTACAGACGGAAGTTTAACTCCTGTTGATTCAGGATTCGTAATATTCCCTGCAAGTTGGGGCGGCGGTAATTTCAATAACCGTCAGTTCGATTCAGATAAAATTATTGGTTATAACATTTCAGCAATTTCAACAAGTATAGCTGAAGACTCACTCAAAGTTATTTTTGACGGATTCAGAAGATTTGGTGTTAAGGCTATTCCGCTAGTTGTATTTAACGGTATTACATTGTTAGGCAATATGTCTCAATTCACCTGGGGTCAATCTGCAGTATCAGTTGAAACCGGTGCAGGACCACAACCCGGAACAAATGCAATAAAATGGATACAGGGAGATGAATGGGCTAACGGCTGGACAGGTTTCGGTTACAACGTATCTCCATCAGTAAATCTTTCAGGTGCCTGGTTAGTTGATAGTATGAAGTTCAAACTGAAATGTGAAGCAGGTACCGGTCCGCTAAGAATTCAGGTTGAAGGCGGCGGCGGAAAAATCGGTACAGTATTCCAGCCAATTGCTGATGATCAGTGGCATGAATATGCTTTCCCGTTCCGTGAAATGGTTTACCAGGATAATTCTACTTCAATAGATTCAACTAACATAAACGTTGTTGGTTTAATGGCTGAAGCTTCGGGTGTTGCAGGTAGAGTATTATGGATTACCGACTGGTGGTCAGGAAATCCTGATTTTGATGTTATAGCTCCTCCTCCACCAACAAGTGTACTTGGATTACCCGGAACATATTCTAACCTGATAACTTGGATTGATGCTCTTAATGAAGCACAGGAAAAGTATCATATCTATTATAAACACGCTCCTATTACAGACCCTGACGACGCTGAAGTTGTAAAACTTAATGTTGGTGAAGGTGTTCAGACGTTCAGTCATTTATTAAGAGCGCCGGTAACAGATCAGGATGTTACATACTACTATGCAATGCAGACACAGGATCAGGCTGGAAATATCTCTGAATTATCAGAAGTATCAGCACCTGTTACCAACACCGCAAAAGGCGTTACCACAATTTCTTTGAACGCTCCGACATCTACATTTGTTGCTGACGGAAGTTTAACTGAATGGGCCGGCATTACACCAATTCATATGGCGCTTTCAGATGGTTCAGCATTTCTTGTTACCAATTCAACAATAACAAATGATGATGACCTTTCACTTGATGCTTATGTAGCAGTTGATAACAATTATCTATACATAGCATTTGATGTTGAAGACGATATCATAAGCTTCAATCCTGCGTTAGCGACATATCTGAATGACGCTCCGGATATTTTCCTTGGACTCTACAACTGGCATGGTAAACCACATACCACTTACAGAAGAGGTTCACAGCCGGATTATCATTTCAGAATGTCAAGAGACAGATGCTTGATAGATGGACTTGGCGGCGGCGACAGTTTATTGGTCCCAGGCACTGATTATTATTGGGATGAAAAATTCCCTACCGGTTATGTCGTTGAAGCAAGAATTGCATTCTCCGAACTTTCTAACAGATTTAACGATGATCTTTTTGTTCCGCTCGAAGGTATGAGAATACCAATGGACTTCTCAATCAATGATGCTGATGCAACAGGTGAAAGAGAAGGTATCATGACTTATTCACCATACAATGAAGACCAGTCATGGAGTGATGTATCAAGATGGTTGTACACATGGATCGGTGCTCTATGGAATCCGGTTGGTGTTGATGATCCACAGAACACAGTTCTTACATATGAACTTTCACAGAACTATCCTAACCCATTTAACCCTGCAACACAGATTGTTTACTCGATTGAAAAACCGGGTAATGTATCAATTAAGGTTTATGATGTATTAGGAAGAGTTGTTACAACACTTGTTGATCAGTTCAAGACAGCCGGTTCACATACAATTAACTTTGATGCAAGCAACCTTTCAAGCGGTGTATACTTCTACAGCATTGAATCAGGTTCATTCCACGCAACAAAGAAAATGATGCTGATCAAATAA
- a CDS encoding T9SS type A sorting domain-containing protein: MKIYYRPYAAFLLLLFMIITPFKTYSQIAGLLSTNSLKQVDGIRIPFQNGFAVPSFEKQSREILNLKGEWKKQRFAANDNVTLAKRDSAGYQNMLNEAQNRHLQSYDDSGWELKTLPSVENQMNPYPQVPEYYQDGVWYRKSFTVDASNAESFAKLMFYSVNYVADVWLNDVYLGWHEGGYTPFAFDVSEVLNYTSNNVLVVRVDNPQWGTRNDIVPYTQADWFNYTGIIHDVYLEFSDPVSVIRANIVPQNTDGDVQTTLVLFNKGNADKNINVNIEVYNAELNETNFNSEKASDITGLSAAITGTSSTSFLIKSDSTKVWRTDLRVLNPKLWTPKTPDLYVMRVTITEGTTVLDEYFTQFGIRTVKTSVDKVLLNDKPVFFTGIARHEDHPLFGRSIPIDSIYSDMLKVKSLKVNMLRTAHYPNHLHTYLLADRLGIAVVEEIPVWWFDESFAWVLQNSVRHIHEQMFREMVFKDYNRPSILLWSTANECLDVTNRQQFIQKVNQELDFNYADGRLVTQSAAADRPGPEDPSMAACDVAGWTMYFGIFHGGTYYDGTRRFLGYANLEYPEKPILDTEYGYWSGELNSPTGQANQVTVFTETFNAFTYRASVIRPDGSYRDGGYLMGVTWWCIFDWYSAQHPQGFQSMGIYRMNRDTIKAVGQTMINAYTPFYDLGGMVTDIDNETGFVPEEFLLEQNYPNPFNPKTKIRWQSPAGIWQTLKVYDILGNEVTTLVNEFREAGKYEIEFDASDLASGVYLFRLKAGEFESSRKMILIK, from the coding sequence ATGAAAATTTATTACCGACCGTATGCGGCATTTCTTTTACTTCTGTTCATGATAATCACACCATTCAAAACATATTCGCAGATAGCAGGACTTTTATCAACGAATTCATTAAAACAGGTAGATGGAATAAGAATACCGTTTCAAAATGGTTTTGCCGTTCCTTCATTTGAAAAACAAAGCAGAGAAATTTTGAATTTGAAAGGTGAATGGAAAAAACAAAGATTCGCCGCCAATGATAATGTCACTCTTGCAAAAAGAGATTCGGCAGGATATCAAAACATGTTGAACGAAGCACAGAACAGGCATCTTCAAAGCTATGATGACAGCGGGTGGGAACTAAAAACTTTGCCATCAGTTGAAAATCAGATGAATCCTTACCCACAGGTTCCAGAGTACTACCAGGATGGCGTGTGGTACAGAAAATCATTTACGGTTGATGCATCAAATGCTGAAAGTTTTGCAAAGTTAATGTTCTACTCAGTTAACTATGTTGCTGATGTATGGCTTAATGATGTTTATCTCGGCTGGCACGAAGGCGGTTATACTCCATTTGCGTTTGATGTTTCTGAAGTTTTGAATTACACCTCGAACAATGTCTTAGTTGTACGTGTTGATAATCCGCAATGGGGAACAAGGAATGATATTGTTCCTTATACACAGGCGGATTGGTTCAATTATACCGGGATTATTCATGATGTTTATCTTGAGTTTTCTGATCCGGTTTCTGTAATCCGCGCCAACATAGTGCCGCAAAACACTGATGGTGATGTTCAGACAACCTTAGTGCTTTTTAATAAAGGAAATGCTGATAAAAATATAAACGTAAACATAGAAGTTTATAATGCCGAGTTAAATGAAACTAACTTCAATTCAGAAAAAGCTTCTGACATAACCGGACTATCAGCCGCGATAACCGGTACATCATCCACATCATTTTTAATTAAAAGTGATTCAACAAAAGTCTGGCGGACTGATCTTAGAGTTCTGAACCCCAAACTCTGGACACCCAAAACTCCTGACCTTTATGTAATGAGAGTAACTATCACTGAAGGTACAACAGTGCTTGATGAATACTTTACACAATTCGGAATAAGAACAGTAAAAACTTCAGTTGATAAAGTATTGTTGAATGACAAACCAGTATTCTTCACAGGAATTGCTCGTCACGAAGACCATCCTTTGTTCGGAAGAAGTATTCCTATCGATTCAATTTACTCTGATATGCTAAAAGTAAAATCACTTAAAGTGAATATGCTTCGTACCGCGCATTACCCGAATCATCTTCATACATATCTTCTTGCAGACAGATTGGGAATTGCTGTTGTAGAAGAAATTCCTGTCTGGTGGTTTGATGAATCATTTGCATGGGTGCTGCAGAACAGTGTTAGGCATATTCACGAACAGATGTTCCGTGAAATGGTTTTTAAAGATTACAACCGTCCGTCAATTCTATTATGGAGTACAGCCAATGAATGTCTTGATGTAACAAACAGGCAGCAGTTTATTCAGAAAGTCAACCAGGAACTTGATTTTAATTACGCGGACGGAAGATTAGTTACACAATCAGCAGCGGCAGACAGACCCGGTCCAGAGGATCCATCTATGGCAGCTTGTGATGTTGCCGGTTGGACAATGTACTTCGGAATCTTCCATGGCGGAACTTATTACGATGGCACAAGAAGATTTTTAGGTTATGCAAATCTGGAATACCCGGAGAAACCGATCCTTGATACAGAGTATGGTTACTGGTCCGGAGAATTGAATTCGCCGACAGGACAGGCAAACCAGGTTACAGTATTTACAGAAACTTTTAATGCATTTACTTACCGTGCTTCGGTTATAAGACCTGACGGCTCGTACCGTGACGGAGGTTATTTAATGGGCGTAACGTGGTGGTGCATTTTCGATTGGTATTCGGCTCAGCATCCGCAGGGATTCCAGAGCATGGGCATTTACAGGATGAACCGCGATACAATTAAAGCAGTCGGTCAGACGATGATAAATGCCTATACACCTTTTTATGATTTAGGCGGAATGGTAACTGATATTGATAATGAAACAGGATTTGTTCCGGAGGAATTTCTGCTGGAACAAAACTATCCAAATCCTTTTAATCCTAAAACAAAAATCAGATGGCAATCACCAGCAGGAATCTGGCAGACATTAAAAGTTTATGACATTCTTGGAAATGAAGTAACTACACTTGTAAATGAATTCAGAGAAGCTGGTAAATATGAAATTGAATTCGACGCTTCTGATTTAGCAAGCGGAGTTTATTTATTCAGATTAAAAGCAGGTGAGTTTGAATCATCAAGAAAAATGATTCTTATAAAATAA
- a CDS encoding ATP-binding protein produces MIRKKFIEKFREYHFEFKHLTVLFVILFSFQLLVSFINKSSIRSFLSNTQEWYQKDSAEKHANLTATSFELLIETFIPKTEMSDEEKRRLIQSFNIIFSQQMLHHNIEEICILVSDNEKVLAIDDGETLYNFLFDRKNIVHPVNGDHKEAAIMFASMRDQLRSDERIYSELVDAKTFKTFVPFVVRGEYIGSVYIKNTPDFSFISNQVISNFDETSVIYLSLILLGLLAMYFISSYTVKERDDAQKMLFEEHEENLMKQINYQKELIFTKRIYHTHHKAEKIMGFIKEDLRKLSPENITDTKYRVTKYSNFISRVIYDMKWYDPPVQTIRNQMFKTNLNEVIKFIVDNIFLRVSSKSNAFEIRMETDPELPVVPINEFVVWEIIEPLLQNSIEHGGDSNLVINCKTKFNRELNKSFITIEDNGKGLPENLLIKNENGIKNIFVENVTTKKTEIQNSGYGCYIAYEITKRCGWDIDAGNLAEGGCRFTITISN; encoded by the coding sequence ATGATCAGAAAAAAATTCATAGAAAAATTCAGGGAATATCATTTTGAGTTTAAACACTTAACAGTTCTGTTTGTTATACTTTTTTCTTTCCAGCTTCTTGTATCATTTATTAATAAATCATCAATCAGAAGTTTTTTAAGCAACACGCAGGAGTGGTATCAGAAGGATTCAGCAGAAAAACATGCCAACCTTACGGCGACTTCATTCGAACTTTTGATTGAGACCTTCATTCCTAAAACAGAAATGTCTGATGAAGAGAAAAGAAGGCTAATTCAGTCATTCAACATAATCTTCAGCCAGCAAATGCTTCATCATAACATTGAAGAAATTTGCATTCTTGTAAGCGACAATGAAAAAGTTTTAGCGATTGATGATGGTGAAACGCTTTACAATTTCCTGTTTGACAGGAAGAATATTGTTCACCCTGTAAACGGGGATCATAAGGAAGCTGCAATCATGTTCGCATCAATGAGAGACCAGTTGCGATCTGATGAAAGAATTTACAGCGAACTTGTTGATGCAAAAACATTTAAAACTTTCGTGCCGTTTGTTGTAAGAGGGGAATACATTGGTTCAGTGTACATTAAAAACACACCTGACTTTAGTTTTATAAGCAACCAGGTGATAAGTAATTTTGATGAAACTTCTGTTATCTATCTTTCGTTAATCCTGCTTGGACTTCTCGCGATGTACTTCATCTCTTCCTATACCGTAAAAGAACGGGATGATGCACAAAAGATGTTGTTTGAAGAGCATGAAGAAAACCTTATGAAACAGATCAACTATCAAAAGGAACTTATCTTTACAAAAAGAATTTATCATACGCATCATAAAGCTGAGAAGATAATGGGTTTTATTAAGGAGGATCTTCGTAAGCTTTCGCCTGAAAACATAACCGATACAAAATACAGGGTAACGAAGTATTCTAATTTCATTTCAAGAGTGATTTATGATATGAAGTGGTACGATCCGCCTGTGCAGACAATCCGTAATCAGATGTTTAAAACAAATCTTAACGAAGTAATAAAATTTATTGTTGATAATATTTTTCTGCGGGTCTCATCAAAATCAAATGCGTTTGAAATAAGGATGGAAACCGATCCTGAGCTTCCCGTTGTTCCGATAAACGAATTTGTTGTGTGGGAAATTATAGAACCTTTGCTGCAGAACAGCATTGAACACGGCGGAGACAGTAACCTGGTAATCAACTGTAAAACAAAGTTCAACAGGGAATTGAATAAATCCTTTATTACTATCGAAGATAACGGAAAAGGATTACCGGAAAATCTTTTAATAAAAAATGAAAATGGAATAAAAAATATTTTCGTTGAAAATGTAACGACTAAGAAAACTGAAATTCAGAATTCAGGATATGGTTGCTATATTGCTTATGAAATTACGAAGCGCTGCGGCTGGGATATTGATGCCGGCAATCTTGCCGAAGGCGGCTGCAGATTTACAATTACAATCTCTAACTAG
- a CDS encoding extracellular solute-binding protein, which translates to MKFEKIFYVVISAILITAFIMVSYISPPFTSGSSSAPLLKKIYFADNISNAHLKVIESFNKKFAGKIEVVPINLSFDKFSTNERKELLARYLRSKSERVDIFAVDQIWVPRFAKWGVPLEKYLTPEQTGNILSYAMESCLYNDTLIAIPLYIDVALMFYRDDILKQLPDYNEVITKLKNSFTWEEFFNLHERLRNKDEKFFIFQADDYEGLICIFAEMMSQQGKPFIRDGYLNLETPEAEKALQLLVDMVYKYKLAPKQVTEFKEYPSYDYFMEQDAVFLRGWPGFYSDENRALNLNEKAVQHLRKAPTPHFKGSKPGSVYGGWNLMISQYSLNIPEVARFVNYLTSDEAQKIMYEEGGVLPTLNSIYSDSDYVQKHPDLRFYHSLLQKGMHRPFIEDYTNISDILSFYVNAAIKKEMTVKEALHSASQKIKSGSIFLK; encoded by the coding sequence TTGAAGTTTGAAAAGATATTTTATGTTGTTATAAGTGCCATTCTGATCACTGCGTTTATTATGGTGAGTTATATTTCACCGCCGTTTACATCAGGAAGTAGTTCCGCTCCACTGCTCAAAAAAATTTATTTTGCAGATAACATTTCAAACGCTCACCTGAAAGTAATTGAGTCATTTAATAAAAAATTTGCAGGAAAAATTGAAGTAGTCCCGATCAATTTGTCGTTTGACAAATTCAGTACCAACGAAAGAAAGGAACTGTTAGCAAGATACTTAAGAAGTAAAAGTGAACGTGTGGATATTTTTGCCGTTGATCAGATATGGGTTCCGCGGTTTGCAAAATGGGGAGTGCCCTTGGAAAAATATCTTACTCCCGAACAGACCGGAAATATTCTCAGTTATGCAATGGAGTCTTGCCTGTATAACGATACCCTGATTGCAATACCGCTTTACATAGATGTTGCGCTTATGTTTTATCGCGATGATATTCTTAAACAACTTCCGGATTACAATGAGGTTATCACAAAATTAAAAAACTCTTTTACATGGGAGGAATTTTTTAATCTGCATGAACGATTAAGAAATAAAGACGAAAAATTTTTCATATTCCAGGCAGATGACTATGAAGGTTTGATATGCATCTTTGCGGAGATGATGTCCCAGCAAGGCAAACCATTTATCAGAGACGGATATCTGAATCTTGAAACACCCGAAGCTGAAAAAGCTCTTCAACTATTAGTTGACATGGTTTATAAATACAAACTTGCACCAAAGCAAGTTACTGAGTTTAAGGAATATCCCAGCTACGATTATTTTATGGAACAGGACGCTGTGTTTTTACGGGGCTGGCCTGGATTTTACAGCGATGAGAACCGAGCATTAAATCTTAACGAGAAAGCTGTTCAGCATTTAAGAAAGGCGCCGACACCCCATTTTAAGGGCTCCAAACCGGGATCGGTTTACGGCGGCTGGAACCTTATGATATCACAGTATTCGCTTAATATTCCTGAAGTGGCAAGGTTTGTTAATTATTTAACCAGTGATGAAGCTCAGAAGATAATGTATGAAGAAGGCGGCGTACTTCCGACTTTAAATTCTATTTACAGTGATTCTGATTACGTTCAAAAGCATCCGGATCTGAGATTTTATCATTCACTTTTACAAAAAGGAATGCACCGTCCCTTTATAGAAGATTACACAAATATCTCGGACATTCTTTCTTTTTATGTAAACGCTGCCATTAAAAAAGAGATGACTGTGAAAGAAGCTCTTCATAGCGCATCACAAAAAATCAAATCAGGCAGTATTTTTCTTAAGTAG
- a CDS encoding sigma-54-dependent Fis family transcriptional regulator, translating to MITDGKKIHILLIEDEDFDVRRVQNTLYPFNERMKIIDIVSNGKAALELLKSKKGYFDVVIMDFQIAGGVMGEDLIYQIKQIDHTVQIIVITKMTINISDYNFANKLIKAGAFWYCTKYPGDIEEYIYQPTDFLMSIFNAHEKCLLERERSRSNQKLSRNVEDILQQKRMVGESPLINILREEITKFAQSNVNTLIRGSSGTGKELVAYNIHYRSDRKYENFIIINCGSLPSQLVESELFGYEKGAFTGADKKKLGLFEIANNGTIFLDEITELPLPAQVKLLRVIQDGEIEKIGRTEKIKVDVRIIAATNRNIEEEVKERRFREDLYYRLNVLPIYVPDLKHRKTDIPLLIDHFLSNISIDMGKDKPQIPDETMEVFLQYDWPGNVRELKNVVQRMLFTSEKNITKFHAERALGLTEPMRQSTESGVTDFFNPEHIIPLKEMEKIMRERYFKFVRQHSQSDTEAAKKLGIAPPNYYRMSKELGLKKSED from the coding sequence ATGATTACTGACGGAAAAAAAATTCACATACTATTAATTGAAGATGAAGACTTTGATGTTAGAAGAGTTCAGAACACATTGTATCCATTCAATGAACGAATGAAAATAATTGATATAGTTTCAAATGGTAAAGCTGCGCTTGAACTTCTGAAATCTAAAAAAGGATATTTTGATGTGGTGATTATGGACTTCCAGATCGCCGGCGGTGTAATGGGTGAAGATCTTATCTACCAGATAAAACAGATAGATCACACAGTGCAGATAATCGTCATCACTAAAATGACTATCAACATATCCGACTACAACTTTGCCAACAAACTTATTAAAGCGGGAGCTTTCTGGTACTGTACAAAGTATCCCGGTGATATTGAAGAATACATTTACCAGCCGACAGATTTTTTGATGAGTATTTTCAATGCTCACGAAAAGTGTCTGCTTGAAAGGGAACGATCGAGATCCAACCAGAAGTTAAGCAGAAATGTTGAAGATATTCTTCAGCAAAAAAGAATGGTGGGTGAATCTCCATTAATAAATATCCTTCGTGAGGAAATTACAAAGTTTGCGCAGAGCAATGTTAACACACTTATAAGAGGTTCATCGGGAACGGGAAAAGAACTTGTTGCTTACAACATTCATTACCGCAGTGACAGGAAGTATGAAAATTTTATTATCATTAACTGCGGAAGCCTTCCGAGCCAGCTTGTAGAGAGTGAACTCTTTGGTTATGAAAAAGGAGCGTTCACCGGGGCTGATAAAAAGAAGCTCGGACTTTTTGAAATAGCAAACAACGGCACAATTTTTCTTGATGAGATAACTGAACTGCCTTTACCTGCACAGGTGAAATTACTTCGCGTAATTCAGGATGGTGAAATTGAAAAGATAGGTCGCACCGAAAAAATAAAAGTCGATGTAAGAATTATTGCTGCAACCAACAGGAATATAGAAGAGGAGGTTAAAGAGAGAAGATTCAGAGAGGATCTTTATTACAGGCTCAATGTTCTGCCTATATATGTTCCTGACCTTAAACATAGAAAAACCGACATACCTCTTCTCATCGATCACTTCCTTTCAAACATAAGTATAGATATGGGTAAGGATAAACCTCAGATTCCCGATGAAACCATGGAAGTATTCCTTCAATATGACTGGCCCGGAAATGTAAGGGAACTAAAGAATGTAGTTCAGCGTATGTTATTTACCTCTGAAAAAAATATAACAAAATTTCATGCTGAAAGAGCATTAGGTTTAACTGAACCAATGCGTCAATCAACTGAATCGGGTGTGACAGATTTTTTTAACCCCGAGCATATCATTCCATTAAAAGAAATGGAAAAGATAATGCGTGAAAGATACTTTAAGTTCGTCAGGCAGCATTCACAATCAGATACTGAAGCTGCAAAAAAACTAGGTATCGCTCCGCCTAATTATTATAGAATGTCTAAGGAACTGGGACTTAAAAAATCTGAAGATTAA
- a CDS encoding sodium:solute symporter, whose protein sequence is MTDIFSPIDLLVLVAYLIVVLSLGFYYSRRSEENYTDYFLAGRNIGWFTVGISIFATNISSEHFIGLAGSGSIRGLAVGQFELMAIFTLIFLGWVLAPVYLKSGVFTMPEFLELRFDVRIRKFFAAFSIVIYIFTKILVSLFAAGLLFYKIFGLNIYASSILIVLITGLYSVTGGANAVFRTQLFQGLILILGAVSLSLFGLNAVGGFTGLEQKLPADFFNMFKNLSDPDFPWTGILFGAPIIAFWYWCTDQYIVQRILSARSVNDARRGTLVAAFLKVLPIFVLVLPGLIAVALYPEISGDEAYAALVAGDLLPVGIKGLVVAGLLAAIMSSLAGAFNSTAILFTNDFYKIRYPGANERKLVLVGRLATTAVVVAAILIVPLVKLISSQIYLFLQNVQAFVAPPITAVFLFGLFSKKTSADTAITTLIVGEAIGLFRLFLQMLMNYGVELHPVFQWLLGINFLHFAIFLFVLSISLIVVLNYASSKKNITTVFGLKYTITESMMDITSGVSNLRSVRGIKSNLILSAFIVIIIIGLWSLWY, encoded by the coding sequence GTGACTGATATTTTTTCACCAATAGATCTCCTTGTTCTGGTTGCATACCTTATAGTAGTGCTCAGTCTTGGATTCTATTATTCAAGAAGAAGCGAAGAAAATTATACGGATTATTTTCTTGCAGGTAGAAATATCGGATGGTTCACGGTCGGAATCTCAATATTCGCTACCAACATTTCAAGTGAACACTTTATTGGTCTTGCAGGCTCAGGTTCAATACGCGGACTTGCAGTGGGTCAGTTTGAACTTATGGCAATCTTCACACTGATATTCCTTGGCTGGGTACTTGCACCTGTTTATCTGAAATCCGGTGTGTTTACTATGCCGGAATTTCTTGAGTTAAGATTTGATGTGAGAATAAGGAAATTTTTTGCCGCGTTCTCAATCGTCATTTATATCTTCACAAAAATACTTGTATCACTTTTTGCTGCCGGACTTCTTTTCTATAAAATTTTCGGATTAAATATTTATGCTTCGTCTATCCTGATTGTACTAATAACCGGGCTATACAGTGTTACCGGCGGCGCAAATGCTGTTTTCAGGACACAACTGTTTCAGGGACTGATACTTATTCTTGGTGCTGTAAGTTTATCATTATTCGGACTTAATGCAGTTGGCGGATTTACGGGTTTGGAACAAAAACTTCCTGCCGATTTCTTTAATATGTTTAAGAACTTATCTGATCCGGATTTTCCGTGGACAGGAATTTTATTCGGTGCGCCGATTATTGCTTTCTGGTATTGGTGCACAGATCAGTATATAGTTCAAAGAATTTTAAGTGCACGTTCCGTTAATGACGCACGCAGGGGAACGCTTGTCGCTGCTTTTCTTAAAGTGCTTCCAATTTTTGTGTTAGTGTTACCCGGATTAATTGCCGTTGCTCTTTATCCTGAAATTAGCGGAGATGAAGCGTATGCTGCTTTGGTTGCCGGTGATCTTCTTCCGGTAGGTATTAAAGGATTAGTTGTTGCCGGATTACTTGCCGCTATTATGTCATCGCTTGCCGGTGCGTTCAACAGTACAGCGATTTTATTTACAAATGATTTTTATAAGATACGTTATCCCGGTGCTAACGAAAGAAAGTTAGTTCTCGTCGGAAGACTTGCAACTACCGCTGTTGTGGTTGCAGCTATACTTATTGTCCCGCTTGTTAAACTCATCAGTTCGCAGATTTATTTATTCCTTCAGAATGTACAGGCATTTGTAGCTCCACCCATCACTGCGGTTTTTCTTTTCGGATTGTTTTCTAAAAAGACAAGCGCCGATACTGCAATTACTACTTTGATTGTTGGCGAAGCTATCGGTTTGTTCAGATTGTTTCTACAAATGCTAATGAATTACGGTGTTGAACTTCATCCTGTATTTCAATGGCTCCTTGGAATTAATTTTTTGCACTTCGCAATCTTTCTGTTTGTCCTCAGCATAAGCCTGATAGTTGTACTTAATTATGCTTCATCAAAAAAGAACATAACCACTGTGTTTGGTCTTAAATATACAATAACAGAAAGTATGATGGATATAACAAGCGGTGTTTCAAACCTGCGGAGTGTAAGAGGTATAAAATCAAACCTGATATTATCGGCGTTTATAGTGATAATAATAATCGGGTTATGGAGTTTATGGTATTGA